In Xanthomonas campestris pv. phormiicola, the DNA window GACGCGGATGCCGTCCGGCGCGGCCGGGGCGGAGTCGAAGAGATCGTTCATGGCATGGTTGTCGGCGCGGACGGGGAGGCGAATTGTGCCGCAGCCCGCGCCGATGCCGCGTGCATGGCGCGCGCAACGGCCGCGGCGGCACGCTTGCATGCAATGGCCGCTGCCGCCGCTGCGGGCATCGCGCTACCATCCAGGCAACGCCCGCTGCCCGACCGACCATGACCTGGACCACGCCCGATCTGTGCGACGACCATCCCGAGGTGCAGGTCGCCGAGCCGCTGTTCCGCAGCTACGGCGGCCACGCCGCGTTCTGCGGGCCGATCGTCACCGTGCGCTGTTTCGAGGACAACTCGCGGGTGCGCGAACTGGCGGCCACGCCCGGTGCCGGCCGCGTCATCGTCGTCGATGGGCAGGGCTCGCTGCGCTGCGCGCTGCTTGGCGACCAGATCGCCGGGAACGCGGTGCGGCACGGCTGGGCCGGGCTGCTGATCCACGGCGGCGTGCGCGACGTGGAGGCGTTGGCGGCGCTGCCGCTGGGCGTGCAGGCGCTGGCCGCATGCCCGCGCAAGACCGAAAAACGCGGCCTTGGCGAGGTCGATGTGCCGCTGCACTTCGCCGGCGTGGCGTTCGTGCCCGGGCACTGGCTGTATGCCGATCGCAACGGCGTGCTGGTCGCCGCGCAGGCGCTGCTGCCGGCGTGAGCGCGCCTGCGCCTTTTCCCTTCCTTGCTGGAGATACCGATTTGAAGACTCTGTCGATGGGCTGCCTGCTGCTGGCGATGGCCGCCACCGCGCAGGCGCAAGCGCCGGCCGCGGTCGACGCCAACGCCAACGCCAACGCCAACGCCGCATTGCCGCCTGCGCTGCAGGACCTGGATGCGCGGGTCGAGCGCGTGCGCAAGCAGTTCGACGTGCCCGGCATCGCCATCGCCATCGTCAAGGACGGGCAGGTGGTGCTGGAGCGCGGCTACGGCGTGCGCGAACTGGGCAAGCCCGAGCCGGTGGACGCGCAGACCCTGTTCGCGATCGCCTCCAACACCAAGGCGTTCACCGCCGCGGCGCTGTCGATCCTGGCCGACGAGGGCAAGCTGAAACTCGACGACCGGGTCATCGAACACCTGCCGTGGTTCCAGATGGCCGATCCCTACGTGACCCGCGAGATGCGCGTGCGCGACCTGCTCAGCCACCGCAGCGGGCTGAGCCTGGGCGCCGGCGACCTGCTGTTCTGGCCGGCGACCAGCTACAGCAACGAGGACGTGGTGCGGCGCCTGGCGCAGGTGCCGCTGAAGGGCAGCTTCCGCGACCGCTATGCCTACGACAACATCCTCTACGCGGTGGCGCAGAAGGTGATCGAGCAGGTCTCCGGGCAGTCCTACGCCGAGTTCGTGCGCCAGCGCATCTTCGTGCCGGTGGGCATGAGCGGCACGCGCATCAACAGCGACTACCTGCAGCCGGGCGATCGCGCCGCGGTCGGCCATGCCAGGTTCGATTTCCGCGAGCTGCGTCCGGTGCCGCCGCTGACCTGGTCGAACAATTCCGGCGCCGGCGGCATCTATGCCAGCGTGCACGACATGGCCAAGTGGATGCAGGTGCAGCTCGACGGCGGCCGCCTGCCGTCGGCCGATGGCCAGGAGCGGCGTTTGTTCAGTGCGCAGCGGCAGCAGGAGATGTGGCAGGTGATCACCCCGATCGCCATCGCCGAGCCGAGCGTGCCGCAACTGCTGCCGGCCAAGCCGAACTTCGCCGGCTACGGCGAGGGCTGGAGCCTGAGCGACTATCGCGGGCACAAGCTGGTCTGGCACACCGGCGGCTGGCCGGGCATGGTGTCGCGGCTGACCCTGCTGCCGGAGCAGAAACTGGGCGTGATCGTGCTGACCAATCAGGAAGTGGGCGCCGCGTTCAACGCGCTCACCCTGCAGGTGCTCGACGCCTACCTGGGCGCGCCGGCGACCGACTGGACCGCCGCCTATGCCGCCGCGGTGGCCAAGGCCGACGCGAAGGCCGACGAGGACTGGCACAAGCACCAGGCCGCGCGCGACGCCACCTCCAAGCCATCGTTGCCGCTGGCCGGTTACGCAGGGACTTATCGCGATCCGTGGTACGGCGAGGTGGCGATCGTGCAGCGCGGCAAGCAGTTGGAACTGCGCTTCAGCAAGACCGCGCAACTGGTCGGCACGCTGGAGCACTGGCAGCACGACACCTTCATCGTGCGCTGGCGCGACCGTTCGCTCAATGCCGATGCCTTCGTCAATTTCGCGCTGACGCCGGACGGCAAGGTGCGCGAAGTGCGCATGGAGGCGATTTCGCCGCTGACCGATTTCAGCTTCGACTTCCAGGATCTGCTGCTGACCCCGGTGGCCGCCGCGTCGTGAGCGAGGCGATGCCGATGCTCTCGCATGTGCACCTCGGGGTGAACGACTTTCCGGCCGCGTTCGCGTTCTACGCGCCGCTGTTGCAGGCGCTGGGGCAGCAGCTGAAATTTCGCGACGACGTGCGCGGCTGGGCCGGCTGGACGCCGCCGGATGCGCCGCGGCCGCTGCTGCTGATCGGCCGTGCCTTCGATGGCCGGCCGGCGACCCCCGGCAACGGGCAGATGCTCGCATTGCAGGCGGCGAACCGGACGCAGGTGGAGCGCTGCCATGCGCTGGCGCTGGCCCAGGGCGCGCGCTGCGAAGGCGCGCCCGGGCTGCGCCCGCACTATCATCCGGACTATTACGGCGCGTACTTCCGCGACCTGGACGGGAACAAGCTGTGCGTGTGCTGCCATGGCGCGGAATGAGCGCGGCGGCGATGCCGCTGTCCGCGTTTCGCTGCGCGGCGTCGCCGAGTCGGGAATGGACGCAGATCGGCAGGTCGATGGGGAACGGCTGCCTGGCCGCACGCAGACAGAGGCGGCTTAACGCCGTGCCTGGATCGCGAGCCTGAAACGCTGTTTCGGCTCGTCCGTCGCACCGAGCCGCCGGTAGAAACCGATGGCCGGCGCGTTCCAGCACGGCGTCAGCCATTCCACACGCTCGGCACCGTGCTCGCAGGCGTGGCCGACGACGGCATCCAGCAACGCTCGGCCGAGTCCTTTCCGCGCCACTGCTCGCGCAGAGACAGGCAGTCGAGATGGAACATGCGGCGTCCGCGCCAGGTGCAGAAGCCGGCATGCCCGCTGGCGTAGCCGATCGCGACCGCGGCCTCTTCGGCGACCCAGGCGAACACCGCGGGCGATGCACCCGACAGCCCGGCGCGCAAACCGTCCGCATCGGGTGCCGTGCCTGCCGGCGCGCGTTCGAAGCGGGCATGCGCCGCGCACAGGGTGACCAGTGCCGCACTGTCGTCGGCGCCGGCGCGGCGGATCATGCGGGGTCCGCGCCGGTGGCGCCGCGCACCAGCGCGAAGCCTTCGTCCAGCCAGCCGGTGATGCCGCCGATCATCAGCTTCACCGGGCGTTGCAGCGTGGCCAGGCGCAGCGCCGCCTTGTCGGCGCCATTGCAATGCGGGCCGGCGCAATACACCACGAACAGGGTGTCGGCCGGATAGGCGGACAGCTTGCCCGGGACGAGCTTGGCGTGCGGCAGGTTGATCGCGCCCGGCAGGTGGCCCTGTGCGTACAGCGCCGGGGAACGGACATCGAGCAGGACGAAGCCAGCATCGGCGGCGGACACCGCTTCGTGCACATCCCAGCAATCGGTTTCCAGCGACCGCTTGGCGGCGAAATGGCGCAGCGCCTCGGCGCTGGAGGCGGCAGGTGTCTGCAGCACGGGGTTGGGCATGGGCGTGTCCTCGGGATGGGAGCGGCCAGTGTGCCGCCGGCGCCACGGCGGCTACACTGGCAGGGTTGACGAACATCGGTCGTTTTCTGCCATGACCAAAAAGCCGCCCTACGTGGTCGCGCTGGCCTATCCGAACCTGTGCCTGTTCGAGTTCGGCATCGCCGCCGAGCTGTTCGGCCTGCCGCGGCCGGAACTGGACGTGCCGTGGTACCGCTTCGGCGTGGCGATGACCGCGCGCAAGGTGCACAGCGGCATCGGCGGGCTGCGGGTCGCCGCCGACGGCGGACTGGAACTGCTGCGCAAGGCGCACACCATCGTGGTGCCGGGCTGGAGCGGGCCGGCGGTGTTGCCGGCTGCCGCGTTGAAGGCCGCCCTGTGCGCTGCGCACGCCCGCGGCGCGCGGCTGCTGTCGATCTGCTCGGGCGCGTTCCTGCTCGGCCATTGCGGGCTGCTCGACGGGCGCAGGGCGACCACGCATTGGCGTTACGCGCAGCAGTTCCGTGACCGCTTCCCGGCCAGCACCCTGGTCTGCGATGCGCTGTACGTGGAAGACGGCCGCATCGTGACCTCGGCCGGCAGCGCCGCCGGCATCGATGCCGGCCTGCACCTGATCCGCAGCGACTTCGGCACCGCCGTGGCCAACCGCGTGGCGCAGCGCCTGGTGATGCTGCCGCACCGCGAGGGCGGGCAACGCCAGTTCGTCGCCAGCCCGGTCGTCGCGCCGCGCCGCCATCCGTTCGACGGCGTGTTCGACTGGGCGCGGCAGCAACTGCATGCCGGCATCGGCGCTGCGGACCTGGCCCGGGCCGCGGCGATGAGCGAGCGCAACTTCTATCGCCGCTTCAAGGCGGCGATCGGCACCACCCCGGCGCACTGGCTGCAGCAGGAGCGGGTACGCGCGGCGAAAGCCTTGCTGGAGGACGGACGGCTGGATCTGGAGCGGGTGGCCGCGGCCTGCGGCTTCGAGACGCTGGAGGCGTTCCGGGCCGCGTTCCGGCGCAACGTGGGCGTGGCGCCATCGGTGTACCGCAGCGGCTTCGGGCCGTTCGCCTGAGGCCGGAACGCGTGCGCACGCCGCGCCGCCCGGCGCAAGCACACACGGCGAGAACACCGGCATCGGCTACGCTGCGCGTCTTGCAAGAGGATGGTCTGCAATGTTCCGCTGGTTCGAGTCGCTGATTCCCGTGTTCCCCGCCATCGACCCGCGCACTCCGCCGCGCGGGGTCTGGCGCTTCTATGCGTTCTACCTGCGCCCGGTGTGGCCGGTGTTCGCCGCCACCCTGGTGGCCGGGCTGCTGCTGGCGCTGGTCGAGGTGGCGATGTTCGATTTCCTCGCCCGCATCGTCGACCTGGTCGCCGAAGCGCCGGGGCCGGATTTCTTCGCGCGCCACCGCGACGAACTGCTGTGGATGGCCGCCATCACCCTGGTCGCGCGGCCGCTGCTGACCGGGCTGCACAACCTGCTGGTCAACCAGGCGATCATGCCCGGGCTGAGCAATCGCACGCGCTGGCTGATGCACAACTACGTGGTGCGGCAGAGCCTGAATTTCTTCCAGAACGATTTCGCCGGGCGCATCGCCAACCGGGTCATGCAGACCGGCACCTCGCTGCGTGAATCGGCGGTGCAGATGGTCGATGCGCTGTGGTACATCCTGGTCTACACCGGCACCGCGCTGTACCTGTTCGCGCAGGCCGACATGCGCTTGATGCTGCCGCTGATCGGCTGGCTGGTCGCCTACGTGGCGCTGATGGCGTACTTCGTGCCGCGCATGCAGCGGCGCGCGTGGATCGCCTCGGAGGCGCGCTCCAAGGCGATGGGCCGCATCGTCGACGGCTACACCAACATCGCCACGCTGAAACTGTTCGCGCATGCCCGGCGCGAAGAGGCCTACGTGCGCGAGTCGATCCAGGAACTGGCGGTCAAGCACCGCGGGCAGACCCGCATGACCACCGCCATGGACCTGTCGATCGCGGCGTTGAACGGCTTCCTGATCGTCGGCACCTGCGCGCTGGCCATGTGGCTGTGGAGCCAGGGGCGGATCAGCGTCGGCGCGATCACCCTGGCCACCGGACTGGTGATCCGCATCCACAACATGTCCGGCTGGATCATGTGGGTGGTCAACGGCATCTTCGAGGACATCGGCACGGTGCAGGACGGCATGGAGAGCGTGGCCCAGCCGATCCAGGTGCAGGATCGCGCCGATGCGCAGGCGCTGCAGGTGAGCCGCGGCGAGGTGCGTTTCGAGCACATCCATTTCCACTACGGCAAGCGCGGCGGGGTCATCGCCGGGCTCGACCTGCAGGTGCGCGCGGGCGAGAAGATCGGCCTGGTGGGGCCGTCCGGCGCCGGCAAATCGACCCTGGTCAACGTGTTGCTGCGGCTGTACGACCTGGAGAGCGGGCGCATTCTGATCGACGGCCAGGACATCGCCATGGTGACCCAGGAGAGCCTGCGCGGGCAGATCGGCCTGGTCACCCAGGACACCTCGCTGCTGCACCGCTCGATCCGCGACAACCTGCTGTACGGCCGCCCCGATGCCAGCCAGGCGCAACTGCACGCGGCGGTGCGCAAGGCGCGCGCCGACGGCTTCATCGACGCGCTGCGCGACGGCGAAGGCCGCAGCGGCTACGACGCGCATGTCGGCGAACGCGGGGTCAAGCTGTCCGGCGGCCAGCGCCAGCGCATCGCCATCGCCCGGGTGCTGCTGAAGGACGCGCCGATCCTGGTGCTGGACGAAGCCACCTCGGCGCTGGATTCGGAAGTGGAGGCGGCGATCCAGGACAGCCTGGACGAGCTGATGGCGGGCAAGACGGTGATCGCGATCGCGCACCGGCTCTCGACCATCGCGCGGATGGACCGGCTGGTGGTGATGGACCAGGGCGCGATCGTCGAAACCGGCACCCACGCCGAACTGGTCGCGCGCGGCGGCCTGTACGCACGGCTGTGGGCGCGGCAGACCGGAGGTTTCGTCGCGGTCGACGCCTGAGCTGCCTGCGCCATGGCCGAGCGTGCGCGCTCGGCCATGGCGTGCCGCTGCGGCGATGCGCGAGCGGTCCGGCGCGGCAAGCCTTGGCGAGGGGCGGCGCCGCCGGTCGCAGGCCGGCACGCAGGTGCTTGAGCCACCGGCATGCCGATCCTGGCGCTGCTGCGCGTTTTCGCGGGCGGCGGCTCAGCCTTGCGGCGAAAGATGGCCGCCGCCCGGCAGCTCCCAGCGTTTGCCGCCGAGCCAGCGGTTTCCGGGCTGCCGCGGGTCGTAACGGATCTCGTGGCCCTGGCTGTCGATATGCGCCAGTTTCTCCTGCGGCGTCGTGCCGGCCAGGGTCAGTCCGGCCACGCGCGAATCGCCGGTGACGATCCAGCGGCTGCTGGCGTCCAGCGACAGCGACGCGCCCTCGCTGCGGCCATGCAGCGTGCTTTGCGTGGTCAGCTCCAGGCTGACGCTGCCGCCATCGGCGGCGACCACGTCGCCGGGCAAGGTCTGCCGATTGGCCTGGACCAGCGCCTGGCCGCCATTGCGACCGGGCGTCCCCCATTGCCCCGCCGCCGCCTTGATCAGCACGCCGGAATCGGCAGTCAGGGCGACGTTCTCCAGCACGATCTGGCCTTGCGTGTTGGTCACGTAGAACAGCGGTCCCTGCTGCGCATGGAAACTGCCGCCGTGCTGCACATACACGCTGAGCTGGCCATGCGCGTCGCCGGAAAAGCTCTGGTACAGCATCGCGCCGCGCTCGCGTGCGGCCCGCAGATCGCTGTCGATCACCTCGATCCGGTTGGAACCTTCGATGACCGCCGCTTCCGCGCCCGTTGCCTGGACCTGCACGCCGCGAATGCGGATGTCACCGGTGGAATACAGTCCCGGGGAGCGGTAGCCATGGCTGAGCAGGCGCCCCCCCTCGACCTGGATGGTGCCGCCACCGCGATCGGTGGCCACCGCCGCCGCGCTTTCGTCGAAGGTTTCGATCTGCACCTGGCGCAGTTGCAGGTGACCGCCGCGGGTCGCGTCCACGCCATGCGCGCCGACGCCGTGCGCGGTGATCCGCACCTGCTCCAGCGTGGCCTGGCTGGCGGCATCGGCCACAGACACCGCGTTGGCGCCGATGCCGTTGGCCACGATCTGTCCGCCGTGCATGCGCAGTTGCCCGTCCGCGGTGACCAGCACTGCGGCATTGAGGCCGTAGAAGCTGCTGTTCTCGTGCGACGAGGAGTCGCCATGCTTGTCGATCTGCGCGTCGAGCAACTGCAGCACGCCGCGTTGCCTGACCCAGATCGACGACACGTCGGCGGCATCGGCCGGATAGTGGCGCGCACGTTCGGGTGCCGGTACGGCGGCGTCGACCGTGTAGGCGCCGCGCAGGGTGTAGGCGCGCGCGCCACCCGGTGGCGGGCCGGGCGGCCTTGCGCCGCCCTTGGCGCTGGCGCCGTGCCTGCCCTGCGGTGGCGGCATGCCGTCCGGTGGCGGGCATGGCGGTGCGTCGCCGGACCCCGGCGGCGGGCCCGGCGGTGCAGCGCCATCAGCGTCCGGTGGCGGACCCGGCGGCGTGCAGGCGCTGGCGGCAGGGGACTGCGCGGGGGTGCTACCGTCGGCGGCGTTCGCGCAGGCGACCGCCAACAGCAACGCGGGGAGCAGCAGGGTGACAGGCGATTTCACGATGAGCCTCGGCAAGCAGGATGACGTTGCCGATGCTAGGAGGGACGTGCGCGGCATGCGTGTCGTCGCATGTTCGGCACGATGCATTGCGATACAGAGCGTGCGGCAACGATACGTCCGCGCCGGCTCGGCTTGCCGTGGCTTGGCTGGAGCGCCGCGGCGATACGCAACGACACAAAACGATGAGTGCGGCGCCAGCGTCGCGCCATCGCATGCGCGCTGTCGCCCCCACGGTTCGCTGCGCAAACCGCGGGCCCCGGCTCATCACCTTCCAGATCCCCGCGCCTGTCGGCGCGCCCCCCTTGACTCAAGGGGGGCTTTTCTCCAGTTGGATCACGTGAAGGAATCAGGTGAGAGATAGCGTTTTTACGAATCCCCACTCCCGAATCCCCACTCCCGGCCCCTCACTGGATCGGCTCGTCCAGCATCAGCTCGCGCACGAAGCGCACCGGCGGCGCGCCGTAGGACAGCACCTGGTCGTGGTAGGCCTTCAGGTCGAAGGTGTCGCCGAGCTTGGCCTGCATCGCCTTGCGCAGGTCCAGGTGTTCCTGCACGCCGACGAAGTAGGTCGGCAACTGCGCCGAGGTCAGCTGCGCGCGCACCCACTTGCCTTCGGCTTCGCTCTGCTGCTGGAAGGTGTCGTGCACCATCAGCCGCATCGCCTGTTCCTTGCTCCAGTTGTCCACGTGCACGCCCTGGTCGAGCAGCGCGTTGGCGATGCTGCGCAGGTAGAACTTCAGTTGCACCAGGTGGAACAGCGGATCGTTGTCCAGGTAACCCTGCTCCTGCATCATCCGCTCGGTGTACACGGCCCAACCCTCGGCGAACACGCCCGAGCGCAGCACGCCGCGCAGCGTGGAGGGGAACTTGGCCGAGTGCCAGCCTTCCACGTAATGGCCGGGCACGCCTTCGTGGATGCTCAGCAGGTGGATCATGCGGCCGTTGTATTCGCGCAGGAACGACTCGGCCTGCTGCGCGCTCCAGTCGTCGGGAATCGGCGACACCGCGTAGAAGGTCTTCAGGTTCTTGTCCAGCGGGCCGGGCGAGTCGCAGTACGCCACCGCCACGCCGCGCTGGAACTCGGGCATCAGGATGATGTCCACCGGCGCGTCGGGCAGGGTCAGCAGGTCCTTGGCGCGGAC includes these proteins:
- the rraA gene encoding ribonuclease E activity regulator RraA, whose protein sequence is MTWTTPDLCDDHPEVQVAEPLFRSYGGHAAFCGPIVTVRCFEDNSRVRELAATPGAGRVIVVDGQGSLRCALLGDQIAGNAVRHGWAGLLIHGGVRDVEALAALPLGVQALAACPRKTEKRGLGEVDVPLHFAGVAFVPGHWLYADRNGVLVAAQALLPA
- a CDS encoding serine hydrolase encodes the protein MKTLSMGCLLLAMAATAQAQAPAAVDANANANANAALPPALQDLDARVERVRKQFDVPGIAIAIVKDGQVVLERGYGVRELGKPEPVDAQTLFAIASNTKAFTAAALSILADEGKLKLDDRVIEHLPWFQMADPYVTREMRVRDLLSHRSGLSLGAGDLLFWPATSYSNEDVVRRLAQVPLKGSFRDRYAYDNILYAVAQKVIEQVSGQSYAEFVRQRIFVPVGMSGTRINSDYLQPGDRAAVGHARFDFRELRPVPPLTWSNNSGAGGIYASVHDMAKWMQVQLDGGRLPSADGQERRLFSAQRQQEMWQVITPIAIAEPSVPQLLPAKPNFAGYGEGWSLSDYRGHKLVWHTGGWPGMVSRLTLLPEQKLGVIVLTNQEVGAAFNALTLQVLDAYLGAPATDWTAAYAAAVAKADAKADEDWHKHQAARDATSKPSLPLAGYAGTYRDPWYGEVAIVQRGKQLELRFSKTAQLVGTLEHWQHDTFIVRWRDRSLNADAFVNFALTPDGKVREVRMEAISPLTDFSFDFQDLLLTPVAAAS
- a CDS encoding VOC family protein, with the protein product MPMLSHVHLGVNDFPAAFAFYAPLLQALGQQLKFRDDVRGWAGWTPPDAPRPLLLIGRAFDGRPATPGNGQMLALQAANRTQVERCHALALAQGARCEGAPGLRPHYHPDYYGAYFRDLDGNKLCVCCHGAE
- a CDS encoding rhodanese-like domain-containing protein, whose amino-acid sequence is MPNPVLQTPAASSAEALRHFAAKRSLETDCWDVHEAVSAADAGFVLLDVRSPALYAQGHLPGAINLPHAKLVPGKLSAYPADTLFVVYCAGPHCNGADKAALRLATLQRPVKLMIGGITGWLDEGFALVRGATGADPA
- a CDS encoding helix-turn-helix domain-containing protein, coding for MTKKPPYVVALAYPNLCLFEFGIAAELFGLPRPELDVPWYRFGVAMTARKVHSGIGGLRVAADGGLELLRKAHTIVVPGWSGPAVLPAAALKAALCAAHARGARLLSICSGAFLLGHCGLLDGRRATTHWRYAQQFRDRFPASTLVCDALYVEDGRIVTSAGSAAGIDAGLHLIRSDFGTAVANRVAQRLVMLPHREGGQRQFVASPVVAPRRHPFDGVFDWARQQLHAGIGAADLARAAAMSERNFYRRFKAAIGTTPAHWLQQERVRAAKALLEDGRLDLERVAAACGFETLEAFRAAFRRNVGVAPSVYRSGFGPFA
- a CDS encoding ABC transporter ATP-binding protein/permease, which produces MFRWFESLIPVFPAIDPRTPPRGVWRFYAFYLRPVWPVFAATLVAGLLLALVEVAMFDFLARIVDLVAEAPGPDFFARHRDELLWMAAITLVARPLLTGLHNLLVNQAIMPGLSNRTRWLMHNYVVRQSLNFFQNDFAGRIANRVMQTGTSLRESAVQMVDALWYILVYTGTALYLFAQADMRLMLPLIGWLVAYVALMAYFVPRMQRRAWIASEARSKAMGRIVDGYTNIATLKLFAHARREEAYVRESIQELAVKHRGQTRMTTAMDLSIAALNGFLIVGTCALAMWLWSQGRISVGAITLATGLVIRIHNMSGWIMWVVNGIFEDIGTVQDGMESVAQPIQVQDRADAQALQVSRGEVRFEHIHFHYGKRGGVIAGLDLQVRAGEKIGLVGPSGAGKSTLVNVLLRLYDLESGRILIDGQDIAMVTQESLRGQIGLVTQDTSLLHRSIRDNLLYGRPDASQAQLHAAVRKARADGFIDALRDGEGRSGYDAHVGERGVKLSGGQRQRIAIARVLLKDAPILVLDEATSALDSEVEAAIQDSLDELMAGKTVIAIAHRLSTIARMDRLVVMDQGAIVETGTHAELVARGGLYARLWARQTGGFVAVDA